gcccatgttcaagtgtactgaacaGTCCACCTGTGTGTgaaacttgatgagctgctgtatgatttccctgtatttcttcatcaataaattgtgtttcctctcagatctttgaagtctcattgtggacaccatttattatatgataatttttattttcaacaagACTTACAAGCTTACCTacaaatggaaagaaaaacatgaatGCTAACCCACAAAGGGTCAATCACTCTGGCTGAGGGTACACTCAGCTACTTGAAATATGCCATAAACTAATGTTATACAGCTGCATCTAGCAAAAGCAGGCAAGAAATTTTTTCCTTTGATCTGGAGGGATACAGCCACTGATAGTTGATGCATAACATTTCAAACTATGTGTTAACTTGCTTAACTCCGTTTTATTCTGTCAAAATTCGCCACCTGTTACTATCAGAGTAAATGCAACTTCAGTCTGCCTGCAGAAGTATTATTTCCGGGTGACGGAGACAACCTCCGTGTTATGTTTAACTCATTTGACTACAAATAAGTTTTTCACCTATGACATTTAACTTCCTTCACCTTGGTACTGGTATGttccacattttttctttttaaacaaaaagtacttttaaatcaaaatattccattaacttacatttaaaaTGAATCTGGGCAACTTATACACCATTCAGGCCTGTCTAATACGTGTACACTGAATATCAGTCATGTAGTTTCAGTATGAATAAAGCATTTAAATTCTGCACAGTACTGTCACAAATACAGGTGTGAGTTTCACTATATTGCATATGGAAAATATGTGAAACAAAATTTGGAGAGTTCTCTCTCTGATGCATCATCAAAACAATCCCTTCTGTTATCTCAAACCATACAAGGACATCTGACCATGCAGAACTCTGATACTAGTAAGAAATCAATTCACTGATGTGCATTATTGAGAGTAACATCTGCATCTGGTCAAATATTTATTCTAGGAAAGACATGATGTTCTGGTTGTCACGTCAAATTATCTTTAGCATTGTAGGGCACTAACAAAATCAAACACACTAAATAGCCTTTAAAGGTGCAAACCATGGCTGGGTGTTTATAGGCTATTGAGACAGTCCTCACATAACAGACACTTGGTGAAGACTATTTAAGCacttaaaatacaaaaaaagataAAGTGATTAGCGTAGAATAATAgcgttttttttctgaaatgtgaAGCTGTAGCATTTTAAAAAggtaacaaattttgtatttaagttTAAAAAGTGCATATGTGAGACCATGTCCTGACATGAattcagactaaaaaaaaaaaaacagctttagcCAAGTTCATTTTCGCCAAATTCGCGTAAAGTTTCACTGATTGTATAAAATATTCCTTGTGTGCACACACATAAGAACCCAGCGAAAACAGTCCAACAATCAATGCTTCCAGGTAATCGCAGGTATTCATTATAACTCATTGTCGCCAATGTAAGAATAGTGTACCAGGGGTATTTCAACATACTACACAAAACTTTCATATATACGGAGTCCTGcatcaaatacaaaaaaataaactttCTCTTTTAATGAGGGCTTTGTACAATAATGGTAAACAAAAAATGCAAACATTTAACGACACTGTAAGACATTCGTTTGGAAGTAACTGAAAAGTACTTCCTTTGAGAACGTCAATTACTTTCGCACAGCTTTATAACCAGCGTACACTAATCACACTGGCTGATCAAACTGTGCTTACCTTACAAAGCGGGAGGGGATTAACCGCCCGTGCTCCCAACAACTTTACCGCTGCGAATTCCAACCATATTGTCTCAGTgtacgttatttaacgaaacaaaaacattaaaaagagATACTAAAATCTCCCAGAAAAAATTGTTTTTCCTTATAATTTGACCTTCACTTCTCCTTCCCGCCATTTTAAATAAACCACGCCATTTTgcttaaaaaattaattatatcctaacacaattatatatttttcatattcgcTCTACAGACCAATACGTAGCAGGCTTCACTATATATGAACCCCTAACGACATATTTTTCGAAGTTTCACTGTGCTGAAACGGTAATTAAAATGAAACTAACTTTTAACCTCCCCCTCTTTTTTTTCCAACCATTCGAAAAACCAAGTGCTCATAAAGATGCGTATTCTACATACGCACAACACCAAAGGAACTAAAAAAAACAATACAACATTCCCTTATTTATGAAAGTCGTGAAAGGATTCCATAATTTGGCCTTGAGTGTCTCAATAAAACCATCGAGCATGTAATCCGCCAGGAGGCGCTGTTTGTACACAAGATACTGAGCTCCAGTAAAGCTAATTAGATTTTAATCATTACCAATGTGTCTTTGCATAAATTTACTACGTTACTGACTTTAAGGACGAAAATAAttggaaaaaaatatttcacttgtCAAGATGTATTGAAGTTAAGCTTATGGCAGCCATTTCATTGACGGTTGTACAGCATAACAGAATGCCGATTTCTAAAATAGCGTTTAACTAATACGAAACACAACAGAGGTCATCAACCAAAAGAAACATATGCAACATATTGAAACGGattcacagaatttttttcttcCTCTGACACAGTCAGGCACAACAGatataaaattcttacctcaacaaGCTTCAAACGCCAAACGAAAGCCTACTACGAATATCGCGACCCCACGCCACTTCTGCGGTACATGGACGCAACATAGGAGAATCAGGATGTTTTTCATTGGCTGATTTTAGATAGGCCGCGAAAACCAGACCAATCGTACGGTCTCTTTTACAATATCAAAGAGATCAGCAACCGCCAATCAGAATATGAATAGAAGTTCTAGCGGGAGGTTTCTTTTGTAGAGGGTTGTCATTTCAAATTACGTTATTTCACCATTTCATGGTTTTATAAAAGAGAATTGGAAGTATGACTGGTATTATATCACTGTAAGTATTCTGTAAATTCAAACTCTTCTGTCTCTATTCATACAGTTTGAAGAAATCCTCACAAAGTTATTCACTGCTTATTGTGGGCGTGGACTGTTTGAACCATCCAATCACAACGCTTGTGTATTGACTCTCCAGCCATGACAACAAACTTTCGCCATTGCTTGGAGTTGGACGAAGTGCGACAGAGCGTCGTAGTAAatgtgtaagtttaatataatagtCAGAGATAGTTTTTATGGAGTGAATGATGCTTGTTTTAAACGATAATCTTCCGTAGTAGTTGGTCTTAGAGCCACTTGAATCTGTTGTCACCGGTGACAACTTGACTGTTTTGTTGAATATCATTTTCTTTTAGATCTGTGTTAATTGCAGTTAAGACAAATGTTTCTGCGAGGATGAACGGATTCAGCACTGGCGAAGAAGATTCAAGGGGCCCACCGGACCAAGTGTGCTGTCTAGTGGATGATGGAGAGAGATGTATGCGACCAGCTGGTAACGCGTCATACAGCAAACGAATACAAAAGATCGTCACTCAAAGAAGATTAAAACTGCACATAGACCGTGTGGTAATCTCAACGTCTATTTTTATTCACTAATTGCTTTACCCGGTATTTCGTTAATATTGAAACGTTAGTACTCCACCCAACAAAGCAAAGCTTTATGCGTTATATTCATACTATAGCGCAGTTTGACGTTCGTTCAGAGCAAGTGAGTCCGACGGTGCTGAACGTGTAAAACACACATTGGATGGTGGTGGCATATTTAAAATTCTAAAACAAGTGATACCATCAGGAAAGAATGCCTCGGGTAGGCACCAAATAACACAGTACGAAATCTTTCACATAGACGTTCCAACGTATTGCATCAGACTAATGATGTCACATAATCTGCTGAGAAAGTACTAGTGTTTTTCGCAGTTTAAAGAGTAGTAAATTAACGTCGATTCATTAGTTGACAAACTACCAGGGATAAGTCATTTAACATTCACTATAAACACTATGTATCTCAAAACTCAGATATTTAAATTTGAGTATGTACGCCACAACTTTTTGTATGCGTAATATTTCTTATTAAAGTGAGTGGTTCTTTATTGAAGAGTGCTGTTATGTTTGCCTTCTGACTGATCCACTTCTTTGGGTATGATCGCCCCCCATttttagattttctttttttttttattatttcagtggtacttcACCCTGTATGAATATTATGCTGTGCATGTTAATGTAGTTTGCTGTGATCAGAGTCCTCTATGGTAGAAGGTAAAAGGGCTGATCTGTGGTattcttgtcccccccccccccccctccttttttcccctattgtttgtttgtttgtgtttacaCTTATCTTTAGCATAGGTTTTGTTGGAAGGTAACAGTCTGAGTTACAAAAGCCAATGATAGTGGATAAGAAGAAAGTGTGGGGGGAGAATTGTGATAACAGATTGATCTGAGTTCCATGTTCTTTGTTGGCATCATACGCTCCATATCCGCAGATGTCTTGGTGACTAGTAGTGGCCCCTTATTTGTGATTGTGCCAGCCATGTCTAATTTTGGAAGGGAAAAGGAAGTGATGTATCACCTCTTAATCCCTTCCACAGTCCTGGTATTGTGTGTTCTGTTTTCTTTAAGGAGCATTGGCACCAAACTAGAAGTGACACAGTTGTTTGTggtagtaatttcagtgtttattttttttcaaatcCCACGCCATTCTTGATAAGCAACATGGTGCGACACCGTGATGTTCCTCGCTTTTAGTATTTTATCGTATCTTCTGGAAGATTTCTTAGGTACTAGTGTTCCTACAGTAAACTTGCAATTACTGCATTGGACATTTGATTTATGTAGGTTGAGACGCAGGGAAATTGACTGAGTAAATTTAATATGCTAAAAATGACTTTTTGCATATGTTGCACTTATAAGCAATTTAAGGTTGCGgtgtaatttttctgtttcgtttCTGCTTATCATTTATTTTCCTCCTCAGTTTAGCAAAGGAGCTACTAGCCCTTTCAATCTAGCTCActcaccctcctcccccctgccccccaaCCACCCTCGTTTGAATTGCTGTCTGCTGTAGGTTGTAGGACTTCTTATAATCTACTTAACAGGAaattacacattgcatgttgaTAGTGAGACCATTCCATATTGTTGTCAGCTGTTAGCATAAAGCTGTTTAATGGCAAAATATGCTTGAGTAACCAAATAAATATCACATTGTTTGTTATGAGAGTGTATGTATAATGTTTACGTGTTTCCAGGCGAGGCACATATACATATGTGATTATCATAAGACTGTCATACAGTGTGcacgaacaaaacaaagacgaaGGAAGGATTCAGAAGATGACTCAAATGAAACTGATACAGATGTTCCTGAAGTGGACTTGTTTCAGCTGCAGGTGAATACGTTACGAAGGTACAAACGCCATTACAAAGTGGCAACGAGGCCAGGCATAAACAAAGCTCAATTAGCTGATGTAAGTACTTGTTGCAAAAACAAATTTCATTGTGTTGCCACGCAGAGAGCTGCTATTCTGCTGCAGTCAGCTTATGCCATGCTTATACTGTTactatttttaaaagaagaaaaactagGCTAAGTCAAGATCAAAATGATGGTGACTATGATATGCTGTATTGTACAGTTGACAGAATTGGCAATCTTTGTGCAACACAAgacatttcatttttaaaatttcaatttatcGCCCAAGATTGCAACTGAAGTTGAGTTGTGggggagaaaatattttatttcttacaaatCATTCTCTTTCGTATGTCCCTACTTTCATTTTCCATCTCTTATTCTTAAAATATGCAAGAGTGTGGCATGTTGGGAGATAGATGTTAACTTGTTGTGCAGTTTGTTAACAATTTTCGTAATTTGTCATCCTCAGTTATAATATCGCTTTGGTCAAGGTGTACTGGCGGGTGGCTGTAACAGCACTGTTGCCAGACCTTAAGTTGTGTACACATGGTAGCCACATGCATGTCTGTTGCTTGTAGTAGTTCCTGGATTGGTTAAAATCATTGTACAGTATGTCCCTGATTATTGGTGTAATGTGGGGAGAAGATGGATGAATAATtgaaaaatgcaaataatatttatttacaaacacATGCTTTGTTTGAAAGCTTATTCAAGTTCTGTGCATAGGTACCGTAGGTCTGTTCATTTCTTAAATTAGTTTGTGATATTGGTCTACGTGTGAAAGGAGTTGACATTTTTGCATAGCATTTAATTTTCCTTGCAGCAAAAATTTCAATGTGCTGAAACATCTTCTGTCCCATATATTCCAGAAGAGTATCAACACATTGCAGTAAGGTACAATTACTAACAAGGTCACTATCTTCATCCCCACTTTAACATTCAGTGTTCCATTCTTTGTTGTATCTTGAAGCAGCAGTCACAATTTGGTGTCACTCGTGTACTGGAAGCCAGGTTCACGTGCTTCAATCTTCAGCCACTAATTCGATCCTTCTTAGACATATTCAAGCTCATTTAAACCCTTTGCCAGATTCATTATTTGTGCAGTGATTTCATTGACACAGAAACCTCGAAAATCGCTTTCTTCTATATCTCAAAGGATTTTCCAGCATGACCAAGCTAATGTATGTGCCTTGAATTTCTGCCAGGCATCAAAAATTCTGTGGGGTGCCTAAAATTGTCAAATAGATGCTGATTAACATCAGAAAACAGTTAGCTTTTAATTTACATGGAAGAGGTTTGTCGATAACAATGGAAATAAGTACTCTCTTCGCACAGCGGTTCTTTAAACAACGAAAATGGCACTTAGTCACGCCGCAGGTTCCTTATTGCTGTTTGTTAGAGAAGAATATTGCTTTTTTATGCACGATTAGTTTGCTAACTGAGGAATCCACATATGTGTGATTTGGAGTTCACTAATTAAGTTTTTGCAGTGAAATGTTAGTTTACGCTATGTAAGTGTTGGAATTTAAAAACATTGTAAAAGCCTTGTCCTTTGATTCTTTACTTGCAGTCTACAGTTTGTAAAATTATGGACAGTTAGGTATTATCAGAGGTGGGCATGTATGTAAATCACAGACAAAAATGCGTATCTGGGCAATAAATATAACTGCTGGAATTTCAAGCAAAATACCAGGCTAATGAAAATGCGTAATTGGTCTGTACAACATTTTAAAAGCACTGATGTTACCTATAAGGTAACTGAAATATAGATCTG
This sequence is a window from Schistocerca serialis cubense isolate TAMUIC-IGC-003099 chromosome 7, iqSchSeri2.2, whole genome shotgun sequence. Protein-coding genes within it:
- the LOC126412592 gene encoding histone deacetylase complex subunit SAP30 homolog, whose protein sequence is MTTNFRHCLELDEVRQSVVVNVSVLIAVKTNVSARMNGFSTGEEDSRGPPDQVCCLVDDGERCMRPAGNASYSKRIQKIVTQRRLKLHIDRVARHIYICDYHKTVIQCARTKQRRRKDSEDDSNETDTDVPEVDLFQLQVNTLRRYKRHYKVATRPGINKAQLADTLMKHFKSIPVKEKEILTFFIYMVKTNSNKLDQKNGINVDAT